The Miscanthus floridulus cultivar M001 chromosome 7, ASM1932011v1, whole genome shotgun sequence genome includes a region encoding these proteins:
- the LOC136465308 gene encoding uncharacterized protein, translating into MPGKRTRPLERIDLPVCFGTPSNIRKEVLNFEVDGFGGAYHAILGWPCYAKFMAVPNYTYLKLKMPGPSGIITIESTYEHVYDCDVECIEYAEALAEAETLIAHLDQLSGEAPDSKRRVGAFEPVEAIKLIPINPTCLDDRALRISTTLDIK; encoded by the coding sequence atgccagggaagcgcacgcgacccctcgaacgcatcgaccttcccgtctgcttcggcaccccctccaacatCCGTAAGGAAGTCCTTAACTTCGAGGTAgacgggttcgggggagcctaccacgccatcctagggtggccgtgctacgctaagttcatggcagtccctaattacacctacctcaagctcaagatgccaggccccagcggtatcatcacgattgaatCCACATACGAACATgtatacgactgcgacgttgagtgcatcgagtacgccgaggctcttgcggaggccgagaccctcatcgcccacctcgaccaactcagtggcgaggcgcctgactccaagcgtcgcgtggGGGCGTTTGAGCCCGTggaggccatcaaactcatcccgatcAATCCCACCTGCctcgacgaccgagcgctgaggatcagcaccaccctcgacatcaaatag